The sequence below is a genomic window from Sphingobacterium sp. ML3W.
AAATGTTCTGCAACAATTTTCATTAGGAGATCAAGTGTCTAAAGTGTTGGTTTCTGGAGATATACCTAACGAAAACTATCTTAAATACTTAGAGAAATATTCAAGCACAATTGGGTATTTGGAATCTAAAAGTAAGATTCAAGTTAAACAGGATATGCAACAACGTAATTTCAATACTTTATTTGATGCGATATTATGCGAATAATAGGAGGACAATATGGTGGCATTCGTCTTAATCCACCTACAAATTTACCTGTAAGACCAACTACCGACATTGCAAAAGAAGCTTTGTTTAATATTTTACAAAACCGCATTGATTTTGACGGGTTAAATTGTTTGGACCTTTTTGCCGGCACAGGTAATATAAGCTTTGAGCTAGCTTCTCGTTATGCTGGTTCTGTTGATGCTATTGATCTGCATTTTAAATGCGTTCAATATATTACAGATACAGCAAAAAAGATGAATATCACAAGTATTAAGGCTAAAAAAGCAGATGTATTTAAATATATTCAAACTGCTAAGGGGAAATACGATTTCATATTTGCCGATCCGCCATATGATATACCAAAATTACCACAGTTAGCACATTTCATAATTGATGCTCAATTGCTAAATCAAGGAGGTTTGCTAGTGGTTGAACATCCTTCG
It includes:
- the rsmD gene encoding 16S rRNA (guanine(966)-N(2))-methyltransferase RsmD, translating into MRIIGGQYGGIRLNPPTNLPVRPTTDIAKEALFNILQNRIDFDGLNCLDLFAGTGNISFELASRYAGSVDAIDLHFKCVQYITDTAKKMNITSIKAKKADVFKYIQTAKGKYDFIFADPPYDIPKLPQLAHFIIDAQLLNQGGLLVVEHPSTREMDPHPNFIEKRKYGYSSFSFYTL